The stretch of DNA CAGCGGCCCCGGCACCGTCGACGCGCGCATCGTCGGCGGCCGGTTCGTCACCGAGCAGAAGCCCTCTATCGCGTCGCTCGGAGGTGCGGACCACCGCTGCACGTCCACCATCATCGCCCCCCGCTGGGTGCTCACCGCCGCCCACTGCGTCAGCCCGGGCGACAGGTCCCTCGTCCGGATCGGCTCGCTCGACCGAACCCAGGGCGGACTCACTGCATGGGCCGTCAACGTCATCCAGCATCCCTCCTACAGCTGGCCCAACAACGACATCGCACTCGTCCAGCTGGACCGCGACGTCCGCACCACCTACTCCCCGCTGGCCAGCGCGGGCGACATCGCCCAGAACCAGGCGGCCGAGGTGTACGGCTGGGGCTCGGAGAGGACCGACTGGGGCGGCCCGCTGCCCACCCGGCTCAAGTACGCCAGGGGTTACCTGATCGGCACCAACTGCACCCCCGCCAACCCCGCCGTGCTGTGCTTCGGGGCGGGCGACGGCACCACCGCCGGCGGTGACTCCGGCGGACCCCTGATGGTGTGGAGCCCCCAGGGCGGCAGGTGGGTGCAGGCGGGCGTCAGCTCGGTCGGCCCCAAGCCGTCCGGAAGCTGGAGCGGCTACACCAACATCGCCAACCACCGCGCCTGGATCGGGCAGATCACGGGGGTCTGAGGCGCGGACCATTCCCTTCGCGCATCCGGCCCGGACCCCAGGTCGTCCGGGCCGGACTCACGTTCTCGCGGCGTGATGGCTGACGAGCCACGCGCTCACCTCGAGAGCATCAGAGCCCGAACATCTGGGTCCAGGCCCGGCCCTCCTCGACCAGGCCAGGCCCAGGCCCATGGTGGTGTGGTCGCAGTTGAGGATGTTCGTGCGGTGTCCTTCGGAGCTCATCCACGACGCCCTCACGTCGGCGGGCGCGTTCTGTCCCTTGGCGATGTTCTCGCCACAGGTCGACGGATAGCCCTGCGCTTTGCCCCGGTCGACGACAGTGCGCCCGTCCAGGCTCGTGTGGTCGAAGTAGTTGTGCGCCGCCATGTCCTCGCTGTGCAGCTGGGCGGCGCGGGACAGGCGAGCGTCGAGCTTCACGGGACGGCAGCCGGCCGTGGCTCGCTCCGCGTTGACGAGGGCCAGGACCTGCTGGGCCGGGGCGTCCGCGGGGTCGGCGCTGTCCGGCGCTGCCTGCGTATTCGTACCTGGGCGCGGCGGCCGTGACGGCTTCGCTCCGCCGCGCGGCGGCTGTGCCGCCTGTGCGAGTCGGCGCCGTGCACTGCTCGCAGTGCGGCCGTGTCTTCGCCGGTCCCGGGTGTCGTGGCGGTGCCACCCTGGGCGGTCACCGCTGTTGGGTCGCCGTGGGCAGCGTACGCCGTCGGTTCGACATGATCCGCGACGCCGTACAGGGCAGCCATCGCCCCGGTACCGGTCAGCGCCGCGGCCACCGGCACCAGGCCCACCAATCGCCCCTCGTCAGGCACCAGTCCGTACTGATGCCCCGAGCACGCGACGCACTCCCGGGCGTGCCGTGCGATGCGCTTGCGCCACAGAGCAGAGGGGAGCCGGTTCCAGTTCCCCGTCACCTGCTGGAGGCCGGGGCACAGCGGCGTCGCGGACAGCGCGCGCACCACCGGGCGGGCGGTCTCCAACCATGCCTTCATCCGCTGCACGCGCACGCCCGTGTGCTGCGGCGACAGCTCGAGCGCGGCGGCCACCTCGATCCGGCTCAACTCGCCCA from Streptomyces asiaticus encodes:
- a CDS encoding S1 family peptidase, which codes for MRARSVIRRQSLLGAALTALATSALIVPAAADGSSIGQDSGPGTVDARIVGGRFVTEQKPSIASLGGADHRCTSTIIAPRWVLTAAHCVSPGDRSLVRIGSLDRTQGGLTAWAVNVIQHPSYSWPNNDIALVQLDRDVRTTYSPLASAGDIAQNQAAEVYGWGSERTDWGGPLPTRLKYARGYLIGTNCTPANPAVLCFGAGDGTTAGGDSGGPLMVWSPQGGRWVQAGVSSVGPKPSGSWSGYTNIANHRAWIGQITGV
- a CDS encoding CAP domain-containing protein; amino-acid sequence: MKLDARLSRAAQLHSEDMAAHNYFDHTSLDGRTVVDRGKAQGYPSTCGENIAKGQNAPADVRASWMSSEGHRTNILNCDHTTMGLGLAWSRRAGPGPRCSGSDALEVSAWLVSHHAART